Proteins encoded by one window of Lutibacter sp. A64:
- a CDS encoding RteC domain-containing protein, with translation MSKIVKIIEQFDASINEIDKSNLNLLNSLNLKIKINQNCLVVLRKEVKQKGFSSQKSEITFFKNQKPYIKGRLKFYLALNDYYLGKPAGEKSKIRKYINLKLSEISNENCKYNGFRNYIKLEKSYKDNLYFLRIPNQLELLIEDTPLNNPNIFEDPDFCTSRDHLVAMIVKNDLLCQFFTNELEINKKKNSKPLIQEVQSIKIPWTGTKTELVELLFASNAEGSIGNGNLSLKEIKEICINNFGVDPGNIYQIVDQITTRKGNPIKFIDRLKTSLSNEINNFLKKGK, from the coding sequence ATGTCAAAAATTGTAAAAATTATCGAACAATTCGATGCGTCTATTAATGAAATTGATAAATCAAATCTAAATCTATTAAATAGTTTAAATTTAAAAATCAAAATAAATCAAAATTGTTTAGTTGTACTTCGCAAAGAAGTAAAACAAAAAGGTTTCTCTTCTCAAAAATCAGAAATAACCTTTTTTAAAAATCAAAAACCCTATATTAAGGGGAGACTTAAATTTTATCTTGCTTTAAACGATTATTATTTAGGTAAGCCTGCAGGTGAAAAATCAAAAATCCGAAAATATATAAACCTTAAATTAAGTGAGATTTCAAATGAAAATTGCAAATACAATGGATTTAGAAATTATATAAAATTAGAAAAATCATATAAAGACAACTTGTATTTTCTTAGAATACCTAATCAACTTGAATTATTAATTGAAGACACACCACTCAATAATCCAAATATTTTCGAGGACCCAGATTTTTGTACATCTAGAGATCATCTTGTAGCTATGATTGTTAAAAATGATTTACTCTGTCAGTTTTTCACAAATGAATTAGAGATTAATAAAAAGAAAAATTCTAAACCATTAATACAAGAAGTGCAAAGTATTAAAATTCCTTGGACAGGTACTAAAACAGAATTAGTAGAATTATTATTTGCATCAAATGCAGAAGGTTCAATAGGCAATGGTAATTTAAGTTTAAAAGAAATAAAAGAAATTTGCATTAATAATTTTGGAGTAGATCCGGGTAATATTTATCAAATAGTAGATCAAATAACAACTAGAAAAGGCAATCCAATAAAATTTATCGATAGATTGAAAACTTCACTATCAAATGAAATTAATAATTTTTTAAAGAAAGGTAAATAA
- a CDS encoding site-specific integrase encodes MKTSTTFSILIWINASRAKNNEADLFARITVNQKRANISLKRKVNIKSWDKSKSRLKGNSANARKENQYIEQVKAKLHKIHIDLVNQEKFITAQLIKSTYLGEGENHKTLQNLIDYHSNKIKNVLAPGSIRNYGITENYISKFLDQKRRTNDIYLKELDYKFICDFENFLHSYWPEGHPKAMGQNTVMKHIQRLRKMVTLAYHLEWLQKDPFIRWKPTFKKTERQFLSANELSNIENYHFPIERLDRVRDLFVFSCYTGISYIDIMQLTKENIHLGIDRNNWIITKRQKTKTPVKIPLLEKAQAIINKYKNHPITQVSESLLPIITNEKLNFYLKEVALACGIKKNLTFHMARHTFATTVTLTNGVPIETVSKLLGHTKIATTQIYARVIERKVSEDMNALKAILDKNKTKKNENKAVN; translated from the coding sequence ATGAAAACATCAACCACCTTTTCAATCCTTATTTGGATTAATGCTTCACGTGCCAAAAACAATGAAGCTGATTTATTTGCAAGAATTACTGTGAACCAAAAACGTGCAAATATTAGTTTAAAAAGAAAAGTTAATATTAAATCTTGGGACAAATCAAAATCTAGATTAAAAGGAAACAGTGCAAATGCCCGAAAAGAAAATCAATATATCGAACAAGTAAAAGCCAAACTGCATAAAATTCATATTGATTTAGTCAATCAAGAAAAATTTATTACAGCCCAGCTAATCAAATCAACCTATCTAGGCGAAGGAGAAAATCATAAAACCCTTCAAAATTTGATTGATTATCATTCCAATAAAATTAAAAACGTGCTAGCCCCTGGTTCGATAAGAAACTACGGAATCACAGAAAATTATATTTCAAAGTTTCTAGACCAAAAAAGAAGAACAAATGATATATATTTAAAGGAGCTAGATTATAAGTTTATATGTGATTTTGAAAATTTCCTTCACAGCTATTGGCCAGAAGGTCATCCAAAAGCAATGGGCCAAAATACGGTAATGAAACACATTCAAAGACTACGTAAAATGGTCACCTTAGCTTACCATTTAGAATGGTTACAAAAAGATCCTTTTATTAGATGGAAACCAACATTTAAAAAAACAGAACGTCAATTTTTATCTGCAAATGAATTATCAAATATTGAAAACTACCACTTCCCTATTGAAAGACTTGATAGAGTACGAGATTTATTTGTTTTTAGCTGTTATACCGGTATAAGCTATATAGACATTATGCAATTAACTAAAGAAAATATTCATTTAGGAATTGATAGAAACAACTGGATTATAACCAAACGTCAAAAAACGAAAACACCCGTAAAAATCCCCTTACTAGAAAAAGCACAAGCAATAATCAATAAATATAAAAACCATCCTATCACACAAGTAAGTGAATCATTATTGCCTATTATAACCAATGAAAAACTAAATTTCTATTTAAAAGAAGTTGCACTTGCCTGTGGCATCAAAAAGAACCTAACATTCCATATGGCACGGCATACATTTGCAACAACCGTAACTTTAACAAACGGAGTTCCAATAGAAACCGTATCAAAATTATTAGGACACACAAAAATCGCTACTACGCAAATTTACGCAAGGGTAATTGAACGAAAAGTAAGTGAAGACATGAATGCTTTAAAAGCAATTTTAGATAAAAATAAAACTAAAAAAAATGAAAATAAAGCTGTAAATTAA
- a CDS encoding SsrA-binding protein, producing MKKQLFKFVAKINKIVLPSLAKTGLDVAKAKKWQLAIIGWRYFVTKNSL from the coding sequence ATGAAAAAACAACTCTTTAAATTTGTTGCAAAAATCAATAAAATTGTATTGCCAAGCCTTGCTAAAACAGGTCTAGATGTGGCAAAAGCAAAGAAATGGCAGTTAGCAATTATTGGTTGGAGATATTTTGTTACAAAAAATAGTTTGTAA